Within Ipomoea triloba cultivar NCNSP0323 chromosome 9, ASM357664v1, the genomic segment GTTACCTTCCCTCAACACATGCGTAAAAGCCAGCTCATCATCATACTCCGAAGCAAGGAACTTGCAGTTAGAAAGGAGAGTAATGATAAAATCACTAGCACCATAATTCTCACTCATCACCTTAATCACACTTCAGAATCAAGCTCTACAATCAACCTCCGAACCCCATTTTCCTTATCGAGTTATAGACCCTCCCTTAGGCCCCACAACTCAACAAAGAAGGAAAAGGGGAAATTGTGATTGATTATTTATAAGCCGATTCCAGTCCAAGTGTGGATACTTTTAATTTGGCATGAATATAGAAAAGGGAATGTTTGTTCTTTCTTagtaactatatatattgttaattggaactttaacgTACTACATAATCGAAAAGTGAAAAGACGTTTAATTGCTTTGGAAGTGTTGCATGACTTTTGATGACAATTCGAAAGATTTGGTTGTTagtaaaattacaaatataaatgaCGCATACTAGGACACTAATCTCTCAAATTTCAAGTTGTCTCCTTAGAGATTATTTTCACTTTACAAGATAATTATGTGTCCATATCACTTCTTAATGCTTATCAGTGCAATATGATGATCACAAACTTGTCAGCCTAAAAGTTGAAGTGATTGACAACATACCAATGATGGATTACATGTTGGTAATTTCTAAAAACAGTTGACACTAAATTTGTGGAGGATGTTTTTTTAATGGTTGTTTGTCTATTTATATCCTTAGTGTgctatcttcttttctttttcttttttctttttttttttttgggagggggaggggggtggGTGGTTAGGGCACCCGACTAACTCAACATATTGACTTGACAATGAATCATTCTATGACGGAAGAAACCAGCAAAATTCTCCAACCAAATCTTCTACACCCCTAGTGTGGGAGTCTCAATAAACTGAAGACATTGCTCATATCTAATTTCCTGAGTTGCGAACGCTTActcatttattaataattactccctctgtcccattttacctgtcctgtttactattcattggtcaaaccaactctttcttaattgcttattttctttattaatttttaattatttttaaatttaattttttgtgtttaatagtacttttgatgtagtttctaaatatataaattttatatactaatactaaatttaatattataaaaaattgaattaaaaataatctcagtcaagcctcgttaaccgaatcagacaaacaaaatgggacggaggtagtatatatTTGACTATGAACCATCACATGATTATAGTGATGCATTGTATAGTTATAAGCATGTGCAACAtgctggaaaaaaaaaacccaataaatttaaaaagaatggTGTAATTACATAATCAaaagaaatgtaaaattatataatctTATAACTATTGTAAGACAAAATTTATGCAagacaatataaataatttatgcattacatataaataagaaatatataaaattgaaaagaaattgtaagTGCAAGTACAAGAGAGAAAATACAATTAACAAGTTAACATTGCATCTCAGGTAAAAAATATGGTGAAATCTCATCCACTGATCTAGCCAAAATTAACAGCccataatgaagaaaaagatttttaaaaatccaTGGTGGCACTATGATAATTTTGCGTAAATTCAAAGTGCATAAGTTTAAAGCTTAaagtgcgtaagtttatagcttaaggtgcgtaaattTATAGCTTTAGGTGCCTAAAATTAAAGCTTGAGGTGCTTAAGTTTAAAAACTTATTGTgcataagtttatagcttaatgtgcatatgtttaaagcttaaaatGTATCAGTTTAACTTTTAAGGTGCACGACTTACAGACTCAGGTGTATAAATTtcaagcttaaggtgcatcagttttcAACTTAATGTGCATGAATTTAGCTCTTAAGATGCACAACTTTGATTCATTATGATGAATATCGACTTACATACTCTAGGTGcataaatttaaagtttaaagtgcattattttccatcttaaggtgcataagttcgaAACTTAAGGTTCATCAGTTCAGTAATTAAGGTGCATCACTTCggaacttaaggtgcatcaattcagtacttaaggtgcataattttgacacttaaggtgcattagttcGAGACTTGGGGTGCATAAGTTCGAAGaattaaggtgcataagttcaaGGCTTAATGTGCATCAATTCTATTTAAATcccattttttcctttttctttttatttttattttattttatttttaaactaattttaatatttcatcaACAACTCCTATATAAACGAATCAACTGCAAGTGATAGAGATAATACCTGTAGAAGTACAAAGACTATGTTGAATGAATTCCATAACAACAAAGCCAGATCCACGCATGCATCACGATtctaattaatgaaattatccaaaattaaaacaatattattttagcattttattatttaataaatgataataaaataatgcacTCCTAATTTCGGAGGGCActaataaagattttaaaaatccTCACgaacagaaaattaaacattccaaaaaaaaaggtcattttatttgttttttattggAAAAAAACAATTGATGTAAAACGGAAATGAAATCTTGTGACAAGTCAAAATTTGTTGTATAGATTTTGACCATTtatgttaaaattaaagtttataccaattagaaaataatatatcaaTCGATCTGTACATATGCATATGTATTCGtagatttgtgtttttatatataacaacctctttaaattaaaaaaaaattataatcattgatctgaattttatataaaattcaaatcaagattatgaactatatatgtatatataataattttctatagatatatataaggCTACTAATTAGGTTAATGCTTAAATTACAACAAATAGTTAATACCTTAGCAAGTTTTGACAAAGCATATTCGCGGTGAGAAGAGGAGTGAAGCAAATGCACTAATTCTTCCGGTGAGGGTTCAGGTGGGTCAACGGCGGTAGTGAGAATCGGAGTTGTCTGTCGTAATTCCCATGTTGTGGGGTCCACATCAAGCGTTTCTGGCAAATTGATCTTATCCATTTGAATTCGACGTAGGGTTTTCaatgagaagaaaaaagatTTATGAGGAAAAGAAACTAGCTCAACGTCTCAAACTAAGATTACTTTATGTTTACACGGAGAGAAGAGGCTTGAAATTAAAACTGGAaatgataatatatttataatacagACATTAAGTGAACGGTGAATGGGAGTGGGGGCAAGGGTGGGGTTGGTAGGGACTTTTCATGTGATAAATGTTCACCGAGTTATGTTTAGAATTAACAAATGTAATGCATGCCGTAATCTCGTACACtaagtaaaacaaaatttttaaattcaattcaattcaaattctTGATCACGTGTCTTGTTAATATAATGTTGTCATCCACAACAAAGCATTATAGTTGATCCATCCATTTGGATAGATCAAAAGTTGAAAGttgttgaaaaataagagaaaaatgcGTGgtcagttttataaatattacggagtacaaaattaatttagaataaggatcaaataggccatggaactacacacaaaattacaattgggtcatctaactaaaaaaaaacctacaattAGGTCCCTGAACGACACAAAATCAtacaattaaacaaataatGACATGTTTACATGTTGATGGCTGATGTGGCGGTTATCGGATTAACCATTGAGGAACCGTGATGTGCGGATGTGATCAAGTCTTCACTTTTTATACGAAGATCATGTTCCCATTTGAActccccaccccccccccctccctctctctctatgCTCTCATGTAAAAAGTAAGAACTGATTTGATCCATTCTTTTGGATAAATAACATTTAATCGTTgttacaaaatgaaaaaaaaaatgaattcaattttataaatattacgaACTTAagatttacaatatttataaaattaactcattttttaattaaaattctcaaCTATTGATGAACATTAATgggtaattaactttttttttataggaaAATGGGTGATTAACGTTAAGATTTTTATTAATTCAGATTTTGAAAATCCTCACAAACAAAAACCAATCATAATGTTAAcgttaaacatttttttttcaaaaaaagtttaCTTTAATTGGCTTTTCTTGGAAAAAAGAAATGCATGaataaaggaaaatgaaatCTAATGATGACCGGTCAGTCAAGATTTATTGTATAGATTATTAAAATCTATACGTATGCATATGTATGTGTCTAGGCATGTGTGTCAGTCTctttaaatcaaatattaaaatcattaatatGATTATGAAATGATTTTCTTTAGTACTAactctaatatattgtaatatcCATTCATTTAAACTTTCTCAATCCGACTTCATGACTTTCCATTTagaagagtcactacatgctaCTTGACCACATTGACATGATTTTGAAACATTATTTGAGTAgcgttttaaaataaattattttaaactcaTTATATTTTTACCAAATAGAATTTATGGAttatttgtagtttaaaataaattataagttttattaaatAGAACTGTGGATTAACATGAATGGCTTTGTTTGTGTAAAGCGGTCAAAGTTTAGAGTTTGGGTTTCATGAATTCTTTGAACCACTATACTCTCGGCCTTATTTAACTGAATATGTAAAAGTCACGTGATCtgattttatataatttctaGTTCTTTTGTCAGTCCTATCATTtgtgttatatttatttttaaacaaaaaaattaaattaaaaattatatttctccCTTCGTACTACTTTTAGAGCTTGATTTTGACTGATTTATTTATACTCACTAAAGAAGGCTTCAatatattaacatataaaattgcTATTTTTTACCATAAAAATGATGCCAAGTTTTCAATTGGTGAAGATTATACATGCATGACTTCTTTCTGGTTGTATACTCCATCCTCTATATTAAGATTGGACATAACCATTTTCAATATTGAGATTAGGCCAAGGCATTAATCTAATGAATGagaaattatttttacatttttattcacTTCTAATTATTCAGCTTTGGTGACATTTCTACATATAATTCTCAACTATCaatcttcttttttattatcgTGCACGTTCTAATTTCAAGTAATGTTTGGCCAGAAAACTCGACAGAATGAATAAAACTAATAAGATATTTAAAATCAATGGACTAATAATGAAAAAAGAATTGATAATAAAAAACTATCAGTgatatcatattaaaaaaaatatactgaTAAAATATGCCACATCCTCGAATCAATAAAGATTTCCAAAACAACTCATTTGATCTCTCTTTCTCACCCCCTTTCTGCCTGTCTCTCCACATACAAAAGTAAAATGGGAGTTTCTCCATGACTgcatacaaaataaagcaacCAATGGACCCACTATGGTACAACTACAGAACAAAACAACCCTGTTTAAGTGCTAGATGGAATACACCGAATGAGAATCCACATTGCAGTAAGTTCAGACACAGTATATGGAACAAGAATCAAGAACTCAATCCTGTTTTGGGGGAATACAGAGATTGCTCTCTAGCATGAAAGAGAGATCATGCATCTGTGAGAACAGACTTTCTATATCAGTGTTTGACTGGATTGATGTATTCAAAGTGTCTCCACCCATCACAGATGTATTGAAAATGTCTTCGTCCACTACATCTTTTCCAGCACCGTCACCGAGATTGCTTTTAGCATCTGCTATGCTGAAGAAGTAAGAGATGATTTAAGAAGGGTGATCGAACATTAAGGGTACAAGAAATAGACAATCATTGAAATATCCTCAATTACAGCCACTTATCACAGCAAACAGTGGTAGCCTCTCATAGAGGATCTTTCAAGTCTTATAGAATATTTCAAGAGAAACTAGAACTGAAAAATCATAATTCAGTCTAGAACCTCAGATCAAAGAAATTACAGAGAGCATTTTTTAAGTTACAGTATGAAAACACAAACTGCAAAATTTTAATTCACATGCAGAAATATATATTGCAGATAAAGAACGATCACAGATCTGAGCTTCATGAGAAGCATCATAAGCCAAAAACGATTCAATCCAGAGCAAAGTGCATAATTGCACATATTGAAGAATTTGATTGTATTTCTAAACAATTCATGAACCACATCAACCAATAACatcatttctttttaattattgtgATACATAAAGCTAAAAAGAATGATGCCAAGCCTCACTGTAGAATAAAATGAGTGAATTCCCTTTATCATTAAGCCTCAAAGGATAAAAGAACCAAGGAGTTGCACTTGAATGCTGCTTATTATCATTTATCAGTATGTTCCCCTTCATACCAAACCCCAAAACTCTTGAAGTGAGACAAATGAATCATTCTTTAAATATCTCCATAGCATCAAAACAATGGATCAATATTTTTTGTGATTTAGTAAGCATGTTCAACATTGCATCTCCTGTCATGTATTCATGATTCAAACCTAACAGAGTGGTCCTTTAAGTTTCTGAACACATgttttcatttaatatatatcatatggcTTTATGCATTTAGAGCTATATCTATGCAGCTATCAGAGGTAAAGCTTGAAACTGAAAAAGTCATATTCCAAGATCTATTGAACACAacgaatgttataaatttaggGAAAGTAACACAAAAAGTTATAACCAAAGAGATTTATCTAATCGAAATTACCATAAAATATCATAGACTTGGTAATGTGAGGTTAATTCCATGATCTGTTAGACCCATTGATGTAACATAGACATGTGATAATACCTTTAAGTATAAACATCAGAAACAAATGAGTTATCTTGACGCAAACCATCCAAAAGAAATCTAATTCATGACTTGATAAGAATACAATGAATATATTATGATAGTAACCAAATGAATACTGATCAAGGTAAAAACTCTACCACCTAGAAGCTTGAATATTGCAATTATAACTCATGGCAGGAACTTTTATTTTAGTAAGTAGCATGTGAGAAATTTTAAAAGAACAGCACTTATGCACAACTTCAAAATGAGTGATGATTCAAAAATTTAATCTGAGAGCATCTACGAACCTGTCCAACGGATGATCTTGCCAAATAGTCTTAGCCCCTGCTTCCGAAATGCTTTCCGTATGGTGCGAACTGGAAAAGTGATCTGAATGTGAAAAGCTGCTAAAATCCATATCATCAAACTTGCTAGGGCAAAACAAGTTTAATTCTGAAGTGTTCTCCAAAGCATCAACAACGTGATTATCATTTTGTGTCCCTGCCTTTGCCTGAGACTCTTTTATGGCTGTTGAAGCCGTAAAATCATTCCAATCATAAAAAATACCCCCACCCACATTCATTGCATCATAATTAGGTGCAGTGGCATTATCAGATACCAAAGTGTCCAAAGGAAAATCAACCTGATTATCATTTTGTGTGATTCCCTTTCCCAGAGGATCTTTCACAGTACTTGAACTGGTAAAATCATTCCAGTCATCAAAGGAATCTTCATCTATGTTTGTTGCATCGGGTTTAGGTGCACTGGCAACAATGGTTGGCCACTGGCTATCTTGAAACCAGTCAGTTATTGGAGTgttcaaattattttgttgttgaGAATCATTCACTCCAACCATTGGGTCAAATGACCCTTTTTGCTCGAAAGCTTCAGTAGTTGCATTACTCCACAAGTCATCAGAACTCCACTTACTCACTTCATGAAATGCTACTGACTCATCCCCCTTTTTACTTTCATTCAAGTCTTTGCCACTTCCAAAGATGGAATCGATGTCTGTAGAAACATCATTTTGTGTGGTTGCCTTACCCAGGGGATCTTTGACAGTACTTGAACTGGTAAAATCATTCCAGTCATCAAAGGAATCTTCATCTATGTTTGTTGCATTGGGATTGGGTGCACTGACAACATTGGTTGGGAACTGGTTATCTTGAAACCAGTCATCAATTATTGGAGTGTTCACACTATTTTGTTGTTGAGAATCATTCACTTCAACCTTTCGGTCAAATGTCCCTTTTTGCTCGAAAGCTTCAGTAGTTGCATTATTCCCCAAGTCATCAGAACTCCCATTACTCACTTCATTAAATGCTGCTGACTCATCCCTCGTTTTACTTTCATTCAAGACTTTGCTACTTCCAAAGATGGAATCCATTTCTGCAGAAAGATCAACTGCAGAACTTACAAAAGCATTAGATGAATTGGAATTCCCAACTTGACTTTCAGAATCAACTGTAGAACCAAATACAGGGTCAGATGTCTTAGAAACACTCTGAGTTCCAGAATCAGCAGACCTAAAATCTGCCTCCCATCCGGAAAAATCATCAGTTTTGTTGTTTTGAGATGTGGTGACAGCTGGTTGGAAGGATTGAACATTCTGAAACAAACTATAATCAGGAGTAGCAACAGTTTTAgctatttcattttcaactgGGTATGATGTAGCAAGCTGTTTACAAGAAGTATTATCACACTTTGGTctacaaaaaaaattgtcaaggtCAATCCCAGTATAATTCAAAGAACTATTGCCCTGTTGTGTCTCCTTGCTTGCACCATTAATCTCTGACTGCTGCACACTGAATAATCTTATTTTGAGATCTAAGAGCTCAGACAAGCAAATGTTATCCTTTGGTGTACTGTGCCTTCTGTTCGCCTCAGTCTTTTCACCCTTTTCACTAGGTGTCCCAACCTTTTCCTGCAAACCAATAGCACTGTCACTAGAATCAAGTTTAAAACTGGTTTGCAAAGCAAATGCCTAAATGAGCAATAAAAATGTGAAACAACTCAAACATgataatcaaaagaaaaataacaaagtaGATGTGAAATATTTAACTAGACTTTCTTCATTAACAAGTTCCCATAGTATAGACCTCTCATGTAGCTTCTTTCTAATGGAGCAGAGAGGAAGGATGAACCCTTCCCTGAAATAAATTTGTGCACCTATTCGTGTCTGGGTAGCTTCTCAGTTTCAAATCATTGTAGTTCTATATTTgctaatagtttcattttcagcAGTGAATCATAAGCCGTTAATTTCAAAAGGTTCTTTTCTGCTTGTTCATTTAAAGAAAATCAGTTCAGCTTAGCCCAATCCATACCCCACCAACTCACAGCCTTTTCCCTAATGGTCATGACTTAATACACTGCTTATTAAACCAGTTGAACAAATGCCGGAGTTATAAAATCTCCTTCAACAGGAAACTCAAACTTCAACAGCCACATTGCTAAAGACTTCATGTATCCATCAACAGCTTGACCAAGGAAGTTTGTGAGAGAAGATTCAAAGCCACAATTTATTCCCAGGATCACATGACTCTCCTCCTATAGTTCTATAAGCAACAAACTCAAACAAAGAATACCCCCACCCCACCCTTCCCAAAAAACAGGATGAACAAATCAGCTAAACCACACATCTCTAATCTAGTTACAAGGTTTCTGGTTTCACACATCCATAGCATTTCCAATGAAATAATACCACTGTAATGAATAGAACAAGCCTCCATTATGCCAACATCTTAAATTGCATATCAAAAAAACCTAATGAATATGTGAATCTACTCTAAGAGTCTAAGCTATGTGCAACATGTCAAACACAATCTACACCTCGTGGACATTACGAGCAATTGGAGCAAAACAGCCTATGGAAACCATTGACATACCGATCCATCAAGGAGAAGTGACTGGAGCAACCAGCGATAGCTAACAGTGGAGTTGAAGGAAATGGGATCAGGCACAGAAGCGTCATCGCTCTGGTGCAGTTTCTGGCCGCAATATACGCAAATCACAGACTGCAGCCCTCTAAGAAGCCGCCCTCGGCAGTGCTTGCAACGGAGGTCCGGCGGCGAAGCGTCGAATGTGGCGACGGCGGCGGAGACAGAAGGCAAGGGTGAGAGGGTCCGGTCATCGGGATCGTACTCCGGTAGCCCGGATTCCTTCCGCGTCAGGATCTGGACTTGCCGGATCAGATCAGTTGGGAGGTCGTATGACATTTGGGGAAGTTACAGATTATGATGGCATCTAATTGTTAGGGTTTTCAGTATATCCTTATAAAGCTCCCAGCTATGGCTTCGTCTTCGTAGTTTTACTCCGAATTCAGAAATCACCGACGGACTAAATGCATATACGAGATTGAGCAGACAGGTATATCATTCACGCCTAAACTTTATGCTTCCAGTTATGATACTGGATAAGATAATTACCGTACAATAACTCAGAAAAATCTAATGAGAATGAAAAATCCCATCAACTTgttgaatgaaaatgaaaataacaagCTTCATTTGAATATACTGTTCGTTATTATACTATCAAGATAAAACAATGTttcaaaaaatcaatataaaacaaaattaaaaattttttacaaaattatttctttctttACAGTATATGTTTTTAAATAAGATACAAATTATTCGATATGAGTGCTCATTTAGAATGATAACTGAAGTATCACCACACTACATAATAATTAGCAAATAAAAATAGATTTCTTAAAATAACCTAGGTACTTTTTtctaatgtatatatatatatctactatactaataagagccaaagagagttaggcctaaaatgggtataaaaaatggcggtcaaattatttaatcaaattgatggttcagatgaattatttaatcaaatagatggttaagataattcagattaatattattaatagagattacctaatttaaccttacttttatgattatccgttaagttttcgttaaatattctcttctccgataatattccgttaacttttaacttatccattaatttttataaaaaaggtcttaggttcgaacctcatctcaatcaaatttgacataattaagtttctcactctattttactcttattaaattaaataaattagtagctacaatacatatgtatttctttaatttatattttttttttttcgaagataaacgtagctattccattaattcataacataaaacgtttacatcaattatcaatgaaatggtaaaccattctttacagtcagacatagaaacaacttttctaactatgctatagaaaacttgaatcgcagactgtttcataactatgaagctatgctCCTTCAGGAAGCTTAAAGCTTcttcaaagatctgggtcttcgtcatcattcttttttgctcgcccaggataagatcaacacttgtcgaaaccaaactaaacgatttatgctaatgaaaatgaaaagctcgtgaaagtaacgagaggaaaaatgctcgtgaaactaacgagaggaaaacacaataatagagaaaaaaaaagtgggtaaagtcaaagtagggttaggagttcaagactaccaacacaaaccccaatacctaccaactattattttattcaaagggagagaaaacggaagaagaagatctgtggcggtggtcggaggcggacggaactACGACGATGCTcagggcggaagaagagcgagagcaaacatggaaggtgaccaaaaccgccggctcaaagctctattagagctccggccggaggccggcggtggaagccgaagttgagcagcagagaaaggcgtttcattttagagagaaaagggaggcaacattcctttaatttagaattacgtatctacaatacctttatttgaaaaaattattcattatcaaaaaattaaattaaataagagaaataattttattagttatattgtctttattttctctcctgcaaatattctttacattcaaatttatcaattgatattcattacattgtccattattttatttttacaatataattaaatatcaaagttatagtacaaaataatgttatatatttatttagcaagtattttattaatactatgaaaaaaaattaaaataatttga encodes:
- the LOC116030222 gene encoding uncharacterized protein LOC116030222 → MSYDLPTDLIRQVQILTRKESGLPEYDPDDRTLSPLPSVSAAVATFDASPPDLRCKHCRGRLLRGLQSVICVYCGQKLHQSDDASVPDPISFNSTVSYRWLLQSLLLDGSEKVGTPSEKGEKTEANRRHSTPKDNICLSELLDLKIRLFSVQQSEINGASKETQQGNSSLNYTGIDLDNFFCRPKCDNTSCKQLATSYPVENEIAKTVATPDYSLFQNVQSFQPAVTTSQNNKTDDFSGWEADFRSADSGTQSVSKTSDPVFGSTVDSESQVGNSNSSNAFVSSAVDLSAEMDSIFGSSKVLNESKTRDESAAFNEVSNGSSDDLGNNATTEAFEQKGTFDRKVEVNDSQQQNSVNTPIIDDWFQDNQFPTNVVSAPNPNATNIDEDSFDDWNDFTSSSTVKDPLGKATTQNDVSTDIDSIFGSGKDLNESKKGDESVAFHEVSKWSSDDLWSNATTEAFEQKGSFDPMVGVNDSQQQNNLNTPITDWFQDSQWPTIVASAPKPDATNIDEDSFDDWNDFTSSSTVKDPLGKGITQNDNQVDFPLDTLVSDNATAPNYDAMNVGGGIFYDWNDFTASTAIKESQAKAGTQNDNHVVDALENTSELNLFCPSKFDDMDFSSFSHSDHFSSSHHTESISEAGAKTIWQDHPLDSIADAKSNLGDGAGKDVVDEDIFNTSVMGGDTLNTSIQSNTDIESLFSQMHDLSFMLESNLCIPPKQD